A window of Mucilaginibacter paludis DSM 18603 contains these coding sequences:
- a CDS encoding sialate O-acetylesterase translates to MSIKLKFSIIMILVLLSKGAFSQDKNFYIFLCFGQSNMEGNAKFEPQDTTVDQRFKVLQAVDCPEIGRVKNNWYTAVPPLCRCKTGITPADYFGRTLVANLPKKIRIGIINVSVAGAKIEVFGQDTYQSYSATAPDWMKSMIGEYNGNPYARLLELAKLAQKSGVIKGVLLHQGESNTNDTLWTKKVKAVYDNLVKDLNLKAKSVPLLAGEVVNADQGGICSSMNKIIATLPKTIPNTYVISSAGCPCSADHLHFTAAGYRELGRRYGLQMLTLLGVKNPEVK, encoded by the coding sequence ATGAGCATAAAATTAAAGTTTTCAATCATAATGATATTGGTTTTGCTGAGCAAGGGGGCTTTTTCGCAAGACAAAAATTTTTATATCTTTCTTTGTTTCGGTCAGTCCAATATGGAAGGTAATGCAAAGTTTGAACCGCAGGATACCACCGTTGATCAGCGTTTTAAGGTTTTACAAGCTGTTGATTGCCCCGAAATAGGCAGGGTTAAAAACAATTGGTATACCGCCGTTCCGCCTTTGTGCCGCTGTAAAACGGGGATTACCCCGGCAGATTATTTTGGCAGGACATTAGTAGCCAATCTGCCGAAAAAAATAAGGATCGGTATCATTAATGTTTCCGTGGCGGGAGCCAAAATCGAAGTCTTCGGGCAGGATACCTATCAATCGTACTCGGCCACTGCGCCCGACTGGATGAAAAGCATGATAGGCGAATATAACGGCAATCCCTATGCCCGCCTTTTGGAATTAGCCAAGCTTGCTCAAAAATCAGGCGTAATCAAGGGTGTTTTATTACACCAGGGAGAATCGAATACTAATGATACCTTATGGACAAAAAAGGTTAAGGCTGTTTATGATAACCTGGTTAAGGACCTTAATCTTAAAGCAAAATCGGTGCCTCTGCTTGCGGGCGAAGTTGTCAATGCCGATCAGGGCGGTATCTGTTCAAGCATGAACAAAATTATTGCCACGCTGCCGAAAACCATTCCTAACACCTATGTAATTTCTTCGGCAGGCTGCCCATGCTCGGCCGATCATCTGCATTTTACCGCGGCAGGTTACAGGGAGTTGGGGAGAAGGTATGGGCTGCAAATGCTCACGCTCCTTGGAGTTAAAAATCCTGAAGTAAAGTGA
- a CDS encoding alpha/beta hydrolase-fold protein, producing MKTFSKTKSGLFAVGMVMILNVQLFAQEVVKQAPAGFDVLHPEIAHGRIDSINYNSTTVGVTRKALVYTPPGYTKTKKYPVLYLLHGIGGDEKEWLNGGKPQVILDNLYAKGKLVPMVVILPNGRAMKDDRPTGNIMAPDKVQAFATFEKDLLNDLIPYVDHQYPTLADREHRAIAGLSMGGGQSLNFGLTNLDKFAWVGGFSSAPNTKKPEELVPDADAARKQLKLLWISCGASDGLLMYSKRTHDYLVEKNVPHIYYVEPGVHDFKVWKNGLYMFSQLIFKPVDVSTFPKYVYSDEGVPASTNIPGLKYPQIYPDNRVLFRVKAPGAQNVKIDLMKKYEMKKDTAGFWTVTTDPVVPGFHYYSLLIDDVPVVDPSSQTFYGMGRMASGIDIPDPDGDFYTAKKVPHGQVRSVNYYSEITQAWRRAYVYTPAGYDAVVAKKYPVLYLQHGSGEDETGWVAQGKMDLIMDNLVAAKKAVPMIVVMDRGYAFSPTGKAGNIFPEVLVKEIIPMIDQNFRTLPDRDHRAMAGLSMGGFQTFQTTMGNLDKFAYIGGFSGAAFLQPDVDITKMFAGEWANAAAFNKKVRVVYLSIGTAEPERMYTGVKNFHQALEKAGIKHTYYESPGTSHEWQTWRRSLNQFATLIFKN from the coding sequence ATGAAAACATTCTCAAAAACTAAATCAGGGCTTTTTGCCGTCGGCATGGTCATGATTTTGAACGTTCAGCTTTTTGCTCAAGAAGTAGTTAAACAAGCGCCAGCCGGTTTTGATGTTTTACATCCCGAGATAGCGCATGGCCGGATCGATTCTATCAATTATAACTCCACTACGGTAGGGGTCACCCGCAAAGCGTTGGTTTATACCCCTCCCGGATACACCAAAACAAAAAAGTACCCTGTGCTATACCTTTTGCACGGTATTGGTGGTGATGAAAAGGAATGGCTGAATGGCGGAAAGCCGCAGGTTATTTTAGATAACCTTTACGCTAAAGGTAAGTTGGTACCCATGGTTGTTATACTACCGAATGGCAGAGCCATGAAAGATGACAGGCCAACCGGTAATATAATGGCGCCAGACAAGGTGCAGGCTTTTGCTACTTTTGAAAAAGACCTGCTGAACGATTTGATCCCTTATGTGGATCATCAATACCCTACTTTGGCAGATAGGGAGCATCGCGCCATTGCCGGGCTTTCCATGGGTGGCGGGCAATCGTTAAACTTTGGTTTAACCAACCTCGACAAGTTTGCCTGGGTAGGCGGTTTTTCTTCGGCCCCGAACACAAAAAAGCCTGAAGAACTTGTGCCGGACGCCGACGCGGCCAGGAAGCAATTGAAACTCCTCTGGATTTCATGCGGCGCCAGCGATGGCTTACTGATGTACAGCAAACGCACACACGATTACCTGGTGGAAAAAAATGTACCGCATATTTATTATGTAGAACCGGGCGTACATGATTTTAAGGTTTGGAAAAATGGACTGTATATGTTTTCGCAGCTTATTTTTAAACCTGTTGATGTTTCAACGTTCCCCAAGTACGTTTACAGCGACGAAGGTGTGCCTGCATCCACCAATATCCCGGGATTGAAATATCCTCAGATCTATCCGGATAATAGGGTACTGTTCAGGGTTAAAGCTCCAGGTGCGCAAAATGTTAAAATTGATTTGATGAAAAAATACGAGATGAAAAAGGATACAGCGGGTTTCTGGACTGTAACTACCGATCCCGTTGTACCGGGCTTTCATTACTATTCGTTACTGATTGATGATGTGCCCGTGGTTGACCCATCCAGCCAAACGTTTTATGGTATGGGCAGAATGGCCAGCGGAATTGATATTCCAGACCCGGATGGCGATTTTTATACGGCCAAAAAAGTTCCTCACGGGCAGGTGAGGTCAGTCAATTACTATTCGGAAATTACCCAGGCCTGGCGAAGAGCATATGTTTATACACCGGCGGGTTATGATGCGGTAGTAGCAAAGAAATATCCCGTGCTTTACCTGCAACATGGTTCGGGCGAGGATGAAACAGGTTGGGTTGCACAAGGCAAAATGGATTTGATTATGGATAATTTGGTAGCGGCTAAAAAGGCTGTACCGATGATTGTTGTAATGGATAGGGGCTATGCGTTTAGCCCGACTGGTAAAGCCGGCAATATCTTTCCGGAAGTGTTGGTGAAAGAGATTATTCCGATGATTGATCAAAACTTTAGAACCCTGCCAGACCGTGATCACAGGGCTATGGCCGGGCTATCTATGGGCGGATTTCAAACCTTCCAGACCACCATGGGCAATCTGGACAAGTTTGCTTATATCGGTGGTTTCAGTGGTGCCGCTTTTCTTCAGCCGGATGTAGATATCACTAAAATGTTTGCCGGTGAATGGGCCAACGCGGCAGCTTTTAATAAAAAGGTAAGGGTAGTTTACCTCAGTATTGGCACCGCCGAGCCGGAAAGAATGTATACCGGGGTGAAAAACTTCCACCAGGCACTCGAAAAAGCCGGGATAAAGCATACTTATTATGAGTCGCCCGGTACCTCGCACGAATGGCAAACCTGGAGGCGATCACTCAATCAGTTCGCGACATTGATTTTTAAAAACTAA
- a CDS encoding glycosyl hydrolase family 8: MKKLMSLFAVFVFLHGLAVCQSTKKAARSAHKAAFETGRYRNLFLQAGYSQASIDAKVAKAYHDVFEGPNRVYFEVGDSMAYVSDVKNHDARTEGLSYGMMIAVQLNKKEVFDRIWRWSKKYLQHQEGPRQGYFAWSMNPQTLKRNSEGSASDGELYFVTSLLFAANRWGNDSGIAYGQEARKILDAMWKKDGTGNIYNLINTEHKQISFVPEGHNYNWTDPSYHLPAFYEVWALYAKDGHEQFYRDCADTSRAFLRRACTAATGLNTDYTEFSGKPHSTPWMPAAFRYDSWRVPMNITMDYAWFGKDKQWQENYAGRFQAFLRSKGIDTFEDQFNTDGSRPDFILQAGDVKKLRHSLGLVSTAATASMMSKDKGTLDFVNALWNAKLEPYPDGYFDPYYDGLLYLFSLMHLSGKYQIIKPIVN, translated from the coding sequence ATGAAAAAATTAATGTCACTTTTTGCTGTGTTTGTTTTTTTACATGGTTTGGCAGTCTGTCAAAGTACTAAAAAGGCCGCGCGGTCCGCACATAAGGCCGCGTTTGAAACAGGCAGATACCGCAATTTATTTCTGCAAGCAGGCTATAGCCAGGCATCTATTGACGCGAAGGTAGCTAAAGCGTATCATGATGTGTTTGAGGGGCCAAACCGCGTATATTTCGAGGTTGGCGATTCGATGGCTTATGTTTCGGATGTGAAAAATCATGACGCCAGGACAGAAGGCCTTTCTTACGGAATGATGATCGCTGTGCAGCTGAACAAGAAGGAAGTATTTGATCGGATCTGGCGTTGGTCAAAAAAATACCTGCAACACCAGGAAGGGCCAAGGCAAGGTTATTTTGCCTGGAGTATGAACCCCCAAACGCTGAAGCGCAATTCGGAAGGATCAGCTTCTGATGGCGAATTGTATTTCGTAACCAGCTTATTGTTCGCGGCCAACCGCTGGGGAAATGATTCGGGTATTGCTTATGGTCAGGAGGCACGTAAAATTTTGGATGCTATGTGGAAAAAAGACGGCACCGGCAACATATATAACCTCATTAATACCGAACATAAGCAGATTAGCTTTGTACCCGAAGGGCATAACTATAACTGGACCGATCCCTCTTATCATTTACCGGCTTTTTACGAGGTATGGGCACTATATGCTAAGGATGGGCACGAACAATTTTACAGGGATTGCGCCGATACATCGCGGGCTTTTTTGCGTAGGGCGTGCACCGCAGCAACCGGTTTAAATACCGATTATACCGAATTTAGCGGTAAGCCACATTCAACACCATGGATGCCTGCTGCCTTCAGATATGATTCCTGGCGTGTGCCGATGAACATCACCATGGATTATGCCTGGTTCGGAAAAGATAAACAGTGGCAGGAAAACTATGCAGGTCGTTTTCAGGCCTTCCTGAGGTCTAAAGGGATAGATACTTTTGAAGATCAGTTTAATACGGACGGATCCCGTCCGGACTTTATCTTACAGGCCGGAGACGTCAAAAAACTAAGGCATTCCCTGGGTTTAGTATCTACTGCAGCCACCGCTTCTATGATGAGTAAAGATAAGGGAACGCTCGATTTTGTTAATGCGCTTTGGAATGCCAAGCTCGAGCCTTACCCTGACGGATACTTTGATCCCTATTATGATGGCTTGCTATACCTCTTCAGCCTGATGCACCTGAGTGGTAAATATCAAATTATCAAACCAATCGTCAATTAA
- a CDS encoding family 43 glycosylhydrolase — MKYLQLRLSLTMLLLTGLISARAQQSNSADSSSFYQSVGTYVNPVLPGDHPDPTLLKVGDDFYHCGSSFHFNPYMPVYHSKDLVHWEIISRVLTSAKGKWVSDRPSSGTWQGAITYFYGSYWIYFSAGGQWFSKASSPKGPWSTPVQVKTNPETGNLGYDNSIFVDDDGKPYMVIKNGQKVNRLQALGRDGQLADAVINLDWINAKLQYSWAEGPVMCKRNGYYYYFPAGDVSGGQYVLRASALTADSTKWERLGSFFKPISDPNVGFRRPNHISAPIKLADGTWWTIGQSYEKYDGNDWSGLGRQTALYPVIWEGDRPWGMAPTTQPIVKPALPQSGIPWRSVKTDYFQKDSLGLWWHFLTKAASSQYSLTARKGWIRLTPDTTRTHIMQKETDHVYTVVTKVDLDAVNEAAKAGIYLTNGNQKEIVRLFTGNEDGKKIIFQFDTAKRTVSNTVGNTVWLKLVRNQHILTAYYSGDGKLWTLVGAPIGAENLDKAQPNFNSWVGTSVGLFAEGKPADFNFFICKDGKSVLPASGYSNYFGVTTINKDAVKAVSNTTGKGGWFMISGVELGTQTPSLIDLIASTPTNTKVEIWLDDLENGKLIATIPLTANAAHKWQHFSQSIKGSTGQHDIFVRFPKGAAPGVCIQSIQFISK, encoded by the coding sequence ATGAAATACCTACAACTGCGTTTATCACTTACCATGTTGCTTTTAACCGGACTAATATCCGCACGCGCGCAACAAAGTAATTCAGCCGATTCCTCCTCTTTCTATCAATCTGTTGGCACCTACGTCAATCCTGTTCTTCCCGGAGATCATCCTGATCCCACTTTGCTCAAGGTAGGAGACGATTTTTATCATTGCGGTTCCAGTTTTCATTTTAACCCATATATGCCGGTTTATCATTCCAAAGACCTGGTGCATTGGGAAATCATCAGCAGGGTACTTACATCAGCCAAAGGCAAGTGGGTGTCAGACCGCCCTTCATCAGGCACCTGGCAGGGGGCAATTACCTATTTTTATGGCTCCTACTGGATCTATTTTTCGGCAGGAGGGCAATGGTTTTCTAAGGCCAGCTCTCCAAAAGGCCCCTGGAGTACGCCCGTACAGGTGAAAACCAACCCCGAAACAGGTAACCTGGGTTACGACAATTCGATATTTGTGGATGATGACGGCAAGCCTTATATGGTGATTAAAAATGGGCAAAAAGTTAACCGCCTGCAGGCCTTAGGCAGAGACGGGCAATTGGCCGATGCCGTGATCAACCTGGATTGGATTAATGCAAAGCTGCAATACAGTTGGGCCGAAGGGCCGGTAATGTGTAAACGTAATGGCTATTATTACTATTTCCCGGCGGGCGATGTATCCGGCGGCCAATATGTGCTCCGTGCATCAGCTTTAACGGCAGATTCGACTAAATGGGAGCGGTTAGGTTCGTTCTTTAAGCCCATTTCAGATCCTAACGTAGGCTTTCGCCGTCCCAATCATATTTCAGCTCCGATAAAACTGGCTGACGGCACCTGGTGGACAATTGGCCAGAGTTACGAAAAATATGATGGGAACGACTGGTCGGGCCTTGGGCGGCAAACGGCACTCTACCCGGTAATTTGGGAAGGTGACAGGCCATGGGGAATGGCCCCCACTACTCAACCTATCGTGAAGCCAGCTCTCCCCCAATCTGGAATTCCGTGGAGAAGCGTGAAGACAGATTACTTCCAAAAGGATTCTCTCGGCCTATGGTGGCATTTTCTCACCAAAGCAGCATCATCACAATATTCCTTAACAGCCAGAAAAGGCTGGATTAGGCTCACACCCGATACTACACGAACGCATATCATGCAAAAAGAAACCGACCATGTGTATACTGTTGTAACCAAGGTGGATCTGGACGCGGTTAACGAAGCTGCAAAAGCAGGTATTTACCTTACAAATGGCAATCAAAAGGAGATTGTTAGGTTGTTTACAGGGAACGAGGATGGTAAAAAAATCATTTTTCAATTTGATACCGCTAAACGTACTGTTAGCAATACAGTGGGTAATACAGTCTGGTTAAAACTGGTGCGTAACCAACACATTTTAACAGCCTATTATAGCGGTGACGGCAAATTATGGACTTTAGTTGGAGCGCCTATCGGCGCGGAGAACCTGGACAAGGCTCAGCCCAATTTTAATTCGTGGGTAGGCACGAGCGTTGGTTTATTTGCCGAAGGGAAACCGGCAGATTTCAATTTCTTTATCTGTAAGGATGGTAAGTCGGTTTTGCCTGCGTCGGGCTACAGTAATTATTTTGGCGTAACAACCATCAATAAGGATGCTGTGAAAGCGGTAAGCAATACCACCGGCAAGGGCGGATGGTTCATGATATCCGGGGTTGAACTGGGCACGCAAACACCATCGTTAATTGATTTGATAGCCAGCACTCCAACAAACACCAAAGTGGAGATCTGGCTTGATGATCTGGAGAACGGGAAATTGATAGCAACCATACCATTAACGGCAAACGCGGCACACAAATGGCAGCACTTTAGCCAATCTATAAAGGGGAGCACGGGGCAGCACGATATTTTTGTGAGATTCCCGAAGGGCGCCGCTCCGGGTGTTTGTATTCAAAGTATTCAGTTTATTTCAAAATAG
- a CDS encoding carbohydrate-binding protein has translation MSESPLGPFKYAGVIMDESVSGCWTNHQSVIEFKKQWYLFYHNNDLSPKFDKSRSIRADSLFFNQDGTIRPVMQTFRGVGATPAFSAIQIDRYSAISQPGVSVTFIDSLHTMKGWKTTLNESGAWIRYNKVSFSRAGSKFVTAQVRSAVGGRFEIRADNPGGPLIAVLNIDATPEWKPVTTNQAKALSGMHDLFVVSVDPRPIEIDWISFK, from the coding sequence ATGTCGGAAAGTCCGCTCGGGCCATTCAAGTACGCCGGGGTAATTATGGACGAATCCGTTTCAGGTTGCTGGACAAACCACCAGTCTGTTATTGAGTTTAAAAAACAATGGTACCTGTTCTATCACAATAACGATTTATCGCCCAAATTTGATAAAAGCCGATCCATCCGGGCTGATAGCCTCTTTTTTAACCAGGATGGAACCATACGCCCGGTTATGCAAACCTTCAGGGGAGTAGGGGCTACTCCGGCTTTTTCAGCTATCCAGATCGACAGGTATAGCGCTATCAGCCAACCAGGTGTTTCGGTAACGTTTATAGATTCACTTCATACAATGAAAGGCTGGAAAACTACCCTGAATGAATCCGGAGCATGGATAAGGTATAACAAGGTGTCTTTTAGCCGTGCTGGTTCAAAATTTGTCACTGCTCAAGTGCGTTCTGCAGTTGGCGGCCGCTTTGAAATACGTGCCGACAACCCAGGCGGACCACTCATTGCCGTTTTGAATATTGATGCTACGCCGGAATGGAAACCGGTGACAACCAATCAGGCTAAAGCCCTATCCGGGATGCACGACCTGTTTGTGGTATCGGTTGATCCCCGCCCGATTGAGATAGACTGGATCAGCTTTAAATAA
- a CDS encoding family 43 glycosylhydrolase produces the protein MKQIKHSLLVLMMLLAGNAMAQNPLIRNQFSADPSARVFGDRVYVYPSHDILATPGHGRVGWFCMEDYHVFSSSDLTEWTDHGVIISQNKVPWADSAAYSMWAPDCIFRNGKYYFYFPATEKSSANGRGFRVGVAIADKPYGPFVPQKEPIAGIRGIDPNVFMDDDGQAYIYWAQGNIYAAKLKSNMLELASEPVTLGVLPDKGLKEGPYLFKRNGMYY, from the coding sequence ATGAAACAGATAAAGCACAGTTTATTAGTTTTGATGATGTTGCTGGCAGGTAATGCCATGGCACAAAACCCGTTGATCCGCAACCAGTTCAGTGCTGATCCCTCAGCACGTGTTTTCGGCGACCGCGTTTATGTTTATCCCTCCCACGATATTTTAGCAACTCCCGGACATGGGCGCGTGGGATGGTTTTGTATGGAAGATTATCATGTTTTTTCCTCTTCGGACCTTACCGAATGGACGGATCACGGCGTCATAATAAGCCAAAATAAAGTTCCCTGGGCAGATTCTGCCGCCTATAGTATGTGGGCTCCCGATTGCATCTTCCGGAACGGTAAATATTATTTTTATTTTCCGGCAACGGAAAAGAGCAGTGCGAATGGCAGAGGCTTTCGGGTAGGCGTGGCGATAGCTGATAAACCATATGGGCCTTTTGTACCTCAGAAGGAGCCTATAGCCGGTATTCGTGGAATTGATCCGAATGTGTTTATGGATGACGATGGGCAGGCTTATATTTACTGGGCACAAGGCAATATTTATGCAGCAAAGCTAAAAAGCAACATGCTTGAACTTGCTTCAGAACCGGTTACCCTGGGCGTACTGCCGGATAAAGGCTTAAAAGAAGGGCCGTACCTGTTTAAACGTAATGGCATGTATTATTAA
- a CDS encoding alpha/beta hydrolase, giving the protein MFYPNYLRIFRMPFIYAQLLMAVFLRPFASKSQDTVSLYSGKIPNARPGYFKNPPAKASAGMVYFVNNPILEIYLPEKSTATGAAVIICPGGSYKVLTYQAEGVRTAMELSKRGIAAFVLKYRLPDDSLMIDKKTGPLQDAQQAIKIVREHAAAWGLDGKKVGIMGFSAGGHLAATAATHFKTALIENENHTDLRPAFLILVYPVISMQQELTHADSRRNLLGPTPSKETVDYFSNELQVNQETPPTYITHAGDDKLVDVDNSIVFYERLRHANVATELHIFPKGGHGFVLGQRPEEWMPPIFKWMAKNGMINP; this is encoded by the coding sequence ATGTTTTATCCAAATTACCTGCGCATCTTCAGGATGCCTTTCATTTATGCTCAACTGCTGATGGCGGTATTTTTGAGGCCGTTTGCTTCTAAATCCCAGGATACAGTTAGCCTGTATTCAGGGAAAATACCAAATGCGAGGCCGGGGTATTTTAAAAATCCTCCAGCAAAGGCCTCAGCAGGAATGGTTTACTTCGTTAACAATCCTATACTGGAAATTTATCTTCCCGAAAAGTCGACAGCTACGGGTGCGGCGGTTATTATTTGCCCGGGCGGGAGTTATAAAGTACTTACCTACCAGGCCGAGGGTGTAAGAACAGCAATGGAACTTTCAAAACGTGGCATAGCGGCTTTTGTGCTTAAATACAGATTGCCTGATGATTCGCTGATGATTGATAAAAAAACAGGGCCTTTGCAGGATGCGCAACAAGCAATCAAAATAGTTCGCGAGCATGCTGCAGCCTGGGGCCTGGATGGAAAAAAAGTGGGAATTATGGGTTTCTCCGCGGGCGGTCATTTGGCTGCCACAGCGGCAACTCATTTTAAAACTGCGCTGATTGAGAATGAAAACCATACCGACTTGCGACCGGCTTTTCTGATTTTGGTTTACCCGGTAATTTCCATGCAGCAAGAGTTAACCCATGCCGACTCACGCAGAAATTTACTTGGGCCGACGCCATCCAAAGAAACAGTTGATTACTTTTCAAACGAGTTACAGGTTAACCAGGAAACGCCTCCCACTTACATTACACACGCCGGTGACGATAAGCTGGTAGACGTGGATAACAGCATTGTATTTTATGAACGGTTGCGGCATGCCAACGTTGCCACGGAACTGCATATTTTTCCGAAAGGTGGTCATGGATTCGTTCTGGGGCAGCGTCCTGAGGAATGGATGCCGCCTATTTTTAAATGGATGGCTAAAAATGGTATGATAAATCCGTGA
- a CDS encoding endo-1,4-beta-xylanase, producing MKLTSKRFIIMLLTVLTALFSLQFINYGSSPKITGPGKPGLQEQKGLKDYYKNYFPIGVAVNMAALNGQQAELINREFNSITPENDMKISVIHPLEGQYNWKNADAIVDFAVSHHIKIRGHNLLWHTQVPDWMFRDSTGALVSKEVLLRRLKDHITTVVKRYRGKIYAWDVVNEAIDDSPEKYLRNSLWYQICGEDFLAKAFEYAHEADPTAALYYNDYNSEDPSKREKIYRLLKNLKDAKVPIDGVGLQGHWKLNDPSPDLIRTALDRYSSLGLKIQITELDVTIREPRPRTNRPPDTAATMPVDSGYTERIARLQADRYQSIFQIFRDYKKVITSVTFWNLSDRYSWLDFRNGGLAGGAAASINTPRIVRKAYPLLFDENLQRKKAYWSVVNF from the coding sequence ATGAAGTTAACCTCAAAACGTTTTATTATTATGTTATTAACTGTGCTGACAGCGTTGTTCAGCCTCCAATTTATAAACTACGGTTCCAGCCCCAAAATTACCGGGCCGGGTAAGCCCGGTTTGCAGGAGCAGAAAGGATTAAAGGATTACTATAAAAATTACTTCCCGATAGGCGTTGCCGTTAACATGGCTGCTTTGAATGGGCAGCAGGCCGAACTGATTAACAGGGAATTCAATAGTATCACTCCCGAAAATGATATGAAGATCTCGGTGATCCATCCCCTGGAAGGGCAATATAACTGGAAGAATGCAGATGCCATTGTGGACTTTGCCGTGAGCCACCATATTAAGATACGCGGTCATAATTTACTTTGGCACACGCAGGTACCGGATTGGATGTTCAGGGACAGTACCGGTGCCCTGGTTAGCAAGGAAGTACTACTAAGGCGCCTTAAAGATCATATCACAACGGTTGTTAAGCGGTATCGCGGTAAGATCTACGCCTGGGATGTGGTTAACGAAGCCATAGATGATAGCCCCGAAAAGTACCTTCGCAATTCGTTATGGTACCAGATATGCGGCGAGGATTTTTTGGCGAAAGCCTTTGAATATGCCCATGAGGCAGATCCTACGGCAGCGCTCTATTACAACGACTATAACAGCGAAGATCCCTCAAAAAGGGAAAAGATATACCGGCTGCTCAAAAATTTAAAGGATGCCAAAGTACCTATAGACGGTGTGGGGCTGCAAGGACACTGGAAATTGAATGATCCGAGCCCCGATCTGATCAGGACGGCTTTAGACCGGTACTCCTCGCTGGGATTAAAAATCCAAATCACTGAGCTTGATGTTACCATCCGCGAGCCAAGGCCCAGAACAAACCGCCCACCGGATACGGCAGCTACCATGCCTGTAGACTCAGGTTATACTGAAAGAATTGCACGTTTACAGGCTGATCGTTATCAATCCATATTTCAAATATTCAGGGATTACAAAAAGGTGATTACCAGCGTTACTTTTTGGAATCTTTCTGACCGGTACAGCTGGCTTGACTTTAGGAACGGGGGCTTAGCAGGGGGCGCGGCGGCGAGCATAAATACACCAAGGATTGTTCGTAAAGCTTATCCTTTGTTATTTGACGAAAATTTACAACGAAAGAAGGCCTACTGGTCGGTGGTTAATTTTTAG